The sequence below is a genomic window from Serratia nevei.
ATGTCGTGATTGCTTACACAGATTTCCCCCTCGCTGCATGATTATCGCGCTATCCTGTGTCTGACGCGGCGCAACGAAATTATTTTCGTCGCCCGATCTTTTCCGACGTGACGATTTATTGGCGGCATAGATGGCTAAAATTGAAAAATCAGCTCTGCTCCGCAAAGTTATTCGGAAGTATGTATTAATCTGTGTTCATTCTTGTCTGAAAAACAAGTAATATCTCTGGCGAAAACAGAGGCTGATTGCGTTACTCCCTTTTTTTGGAGATTTTTCCTTGATTAGCGTTCTTCTTGTTGATGACCACGAACTGGTGCGCGCAGGGATACGACGCATTCTTGAAGATATCAAAGGTATAAAAGTTGTCGGTGAGGCCCAGTGCGGTGAAGACGCCGTAAAATGGTGCCGTGGCAACGCTGTCGATATCGTGCTGATGGACATGAATATGCCGGGCATTGGCGGGCTGGAAGCCACGCGCAAGATTGTGCGTTATGCACCCGACGTCAAAGTCATCATGTTGACTATCCATACTGAAAACCCGCTGCCCGCGAAGGTGATGCAGGCGGGGGCCGCCGGTTACCTGAGCAAGGGCGCCGCGCCGCAGGAAGTGATTAACGCCTTGCGCTCCGTGCATGCGGGGCAGCGCTATATCGCGTCTGATATCGCCCAGCAGATGGCCCTGAGTCAGCTGGAGCCCCAGGCCGAAACGCCGTTCAGCTGCCTGTCTGAACGCGAGTTGCAGATCATGCTGATGATCACCAAAGGCAAAAAAGTGAATGAGATCTCGGAGCAGTTGAGTCTCAGCCCGAAAACGGTGAACAGTTACCGTTACCGCATGTTCAGCAAACTGAATATCAGCGGCGACGTCGAACTGACTCACCTGGCCATCCGACATGGATTGTTCAATGCGGAGACGTTGTTAAGCAGTGAATGACCGTTTTGATGCCAAAGCCTTCCTGAGTACCGTCACCAGCCAGCCCGGCGTCTACCGTATGTACGACGCCACGGGCACGGTGATCTACGTCGGTAAAGCCAAAGATCTGAAAAAACGTCTCGCCAGCTATTTTCGGCAGCAGGTCAGCAGCCGTAAAACCGAGACGCTGGTTAAAAATATCGCGCAAATAGACGTAACGGTTACCCACACCGAAACGGAAGCGCTGTTGTTGGAACATAACTACATTAAATTGTACCAACCGCGATATAATGTTCTTTTGCGCGACGATAAATCTTATCCGCTGATTTTTCTCAGCGCGGATACCCATCCCCGTTTGGCGGTGCACCGCGGCGCCAAACACGCCAAGGGCGAATATTTCGGGCCTTTTCCCAACTCTTACGCCGTGCGTGAAACGCTGGCGCTGCTGCAGAAGCTGTTCCCGATCCGCCAGTGCGAAAACAGCGTGTATCGTAATCGCTCGCGCCCGTGCCTGCAGTATCAGATCGGCCGCTGCCTGGGCCCTTGTGTCGCCGGCCTGGTGAGTGAAGAAGAGTACCGGCAGCAGGTGGACTACGTGCGGCTGTTCCTTTCGGGCAAAGATCAGCAGGTGTTGCATCAGCTGATTGCGCGCATGGAAGAAGCCAGCAAACTGCTCAATTTCGAAGAGGCGGCGCGCATTCGCGATCAAATTCAGGCCGTGCGCCGCGTTACCGAACGGCAGTTCGTGTCGGGCGACAGCGACGATCTGGACGTGATCGGCGTGGCGTTCGACGCCGGTATGGCGTGCCTGCATGTGTTGTTCATCCGTCAGGGCAAGGTGCTGGGGAGCCGCAGCTATTTCCCTAAAGTGCCGGGCGGCACGGATATGAGCGAAGTGGTGCAGACCTTTGTCGGCCAGTTCTACCTGCAAGGCAGCCAGGCGCGTACGTTGCCCGGCGAGATCCTGTTGGATTTCAGCCTGCCGGAAAAAGACCTGCTTGCGGAGTCGCTCTCCGAGCTGGCGGGACGCAAGATTCAAATTCAAAGCAAACCGCGCGGTGACCGCGCCCGTTATCTGAAGCTGGCGCGTACCAACGCGGCAACGGCGTTGACCACCAAGCTTTCGCAACAGTCAACGATCCATCAGCGGCTGGCGGAGCTGGCCAAGGTGCTGAACCTGACGGAAATCAACCGTATGGAGTGCTTCGATATCAGCCACACCATGGGGGAACAAACCGTGGCTTCGTGCGTGGTGTTCGACGGTAACGGCCCGGTACGCGCGGAGTATCGGCGCTACAATATCAGCGGCATCACCCCCGGCGATGACTACGCGGCGATGACGCAGGTGCTGAAGCGCCGTTACGGTAAGGCGCTGGAAGAGAAAAAGATCCCGGATGTCATCTTCATCGACGGCGGCAAAGGGCAGCTCGGCATGGCGATCGACGTGTTCAAATCGCTGAACGTTACCTGGGACAAGAACAAGCCGCTGCTGATTGGCATCGCCAAAGGCGCCGATCGCAAGGCCGGGTTAGAAACGCTGTTCTTCGTGCCGGAAGGCGAGGGGATTTCGCTGCCGCCGGATTCGCCGGCGCTGCATGTGATCCAACACATCCGCGATGATTCGCACAATCATGCGATTACCGGCCACCGGCAGAGAAGGGCGAAAGTCAGAAATACCAGCGCACTGGAGCTGATTGAAGGCGTAGGGCCGAAACGGCGCCAGGTGCTGTTGAAGTATATGGGCGGACTGCAACCTTTGTTGAACGCCAGCGTGGAGGAAATTGCAAAAGTGCCGGGTATTTCACAAGCATTGGCAGAAAAGATCTACAATGCATTGAAACACTGAGGGCAATGTAGCAACATACTCTTAATTTCCACTCTAGCCAGATAGTTACCGTAGCATTATGCAATTGAATATACCGACTTGGCTTACCCTGTTTCGCGTAGTTCTGATCCCATTCTTTGTGCTGGCGTTTTATCTGCCGTTCAGCTGGGCTCCGATGGTTTGCGCCGTTATCTTTGTGTTTGCCGCCGTCACCGACTGGTTTGACGGCTTCCTGGCACGCCGCTGGAAACAAACGACGCGCTTCGGGGCGTTTTTGGATCCGGTTGCGGACAAAGTGATGGTGGCGGTGGCGCTGGTGCTGGTGGCGGAGCACTACCACAGTTGGTGGATCACGCTGCCGGCGGCCACTATGATCGCCCGTGAAATCATCATTTCGTCGCTGCGAGAGTGGATGGCGGAAATTGGCAAACGCAGCAGCGTGGCGGTGTCCTGGATCGGCAAAGTGAAAACCATGGCGCAGATGATGTCGCTGGTGGGCTTGCTGTGGCGGCCGGACCGCTCCGTAGAGTATGTGGCGATCGGTTTGCTGTATATCGCGGCGGTGCTGACTTTCTGGTCGATGTTCCAATATTTGAATGCCGCGCGCAACGATCTGCTGGAACCGTGATCGATGCGCTGCAAAAATCGGCAAACGATCGTGATGAGCCAACAATTTTATTGACTCATCACGTCAGGTAAGTAGAATGCATCGCATCAGACGACAACGATGAATTGCCGAAAGATAGCAAAGAAATCAGTCAGTTCTGGTAATGCGGGAATAGCTCAGTTGGTAGAGCGCAACCTTGCCAAGGTTGAGGTCGCGAGTTCGAGCCTCGTTTCCCGCTCCAAACATTAACCTGTTGAATCCCGGTGATTCAGCAGGTAAGCGAAAGGGGCCTCGGCCCCTTTTTCGTT
It includes:
- the uvrC gene encoding excinuclease ABC subunit UvrC; this translates as MNDRFDAKAFLSTVTSQPGVYRMYDATGTVIYVGKAKDLKKRLASYFRQQVSSRKTETLVKNIAQIDVTVTHTETEALLLEHNYIKLYQPRYNVLLRDDKSYPLIFLSADTHPRLAVHRGAKHAKGEYFGPFPNSYAVRETLALLQKLFPIRQCENSVYRNRSRPCLQYQIGRCLGPCVAGLVSEEEYRQQVDYVRLFLSGKDQQVLHQLIARMEEASKLLNFEEAARIRDQIQAVRRVTERQFVSGDSDDLDVIGVAFDAGMACLHVLFIRQGKVLGSRSYFPKVPGGTDMSEVVQTFVGQFYLQGSQARTLPGEILLDFSLPEKDLLAESLSELAGRKIQIQSKPRGDRARYLKLARTNAATALTTKLSQQSTIHQRLAELAKVLNLTEINRMECFDISHTMGEQTVASCVVFDGNGPVRAEYRRYNISGITPGDDYAAMTQVLKRRYGKALEEKKIPDVIFIDGGKGQLGMAIDVFKSLNVTWDKNKPLLIGIAKGADRKAGLETLFFVPEGEGISLPPDSPALHVIQHIRDDSHNHAITGHRQRRAKVRNTSALELIEGVGPKRRQVLLKYMGGLQPLLNASVEEIAKVPGISQALAEKIYNALKH
- the pgsA gene encoding CDP-diacylglycerol--glycerol-3-phosphate 3-phosphatidyltransferase, which codes for MQLNIPTWLTLFRVVLIPFFVLAFYLPFSWAPMVCAVIFVFAAVTDWFDGFLARRWKQTTRFGAFLDPVADKVMVAVALVLVAEHYHSWWITLPAATMIAREIIISSLREWMAEIGKRSSVAVSWIGKVKTMAQMMSLVGLLWRPDRSVEYVAIGLLYIAAVLTFWSMFQYLNAARNDLLEP
- the uvrY gene encoding UvrY/SirA/GacA family response regulator transcription factor, producing MISVLLVDDHELVRAGIRRILEDIKGIKVVGEAQCGEDAVKWCRGNAVDIVLMDMNMPGIGGLEATRKIVRYAPDVKVIMLTIHTENPLPAKVMQAGAAGYLSKGAAPQEVINALRSVHAGQRYIASDIAQQMALSQLEPQAETPFSCLSERELQIMLMITKGKKVNEISEQLSLSPKTVNSYRYRMFSKLNISGDVELTHLAIRHGLFNAETLLSSE